A part of Amycolatopsis camponoti genomic DNA contains:
- a CDS encoding thioesterase II family protein yields the protein MSGWVVPWHPSPAGRPTLVCAPPGGSGCNRFRGWQARLGLAVSVVGVQLPGRENRFAEEHPATFAEAVAAVAADLAALRAGAPLVIVGESFGGLLAYELARATGPDALVLAATEPPGNRSAAEHLVIDERILRDLFVSGPPELRDLDEDSQEFLLDVLRRDDKLADTHVLAEQFRVDCPIHAWSGDLDAVVPGHLLDGWAGYSTAGTTRRSFAGGHTFLTDLADETVPALGSLLC from the coding sequence ATGAGCGGCTGGGTGGTGCCGTGGCACCCCTCCCCCGCCGGCCGCCCGACCCTGGTCTGCGCACCGCCGGGTGGCTCCGGCTGCAACCGCTTTCGCGGCTGGCAGGCCCGGCTCGGCCTGGCCGTGTCGGTGGTCGGCGTGCAGCTGCCCGGGCGGGAAAACCGGTTCGCCGAAGAGCATCCGGCGACCTTCGCCGAAGCCGTCGCCGCAGTCGCGGCGGACCTCGCCGCGCTCCGGGCGGGCGCACCGCTCGTCATCGTCGGGGAAAGCTTCGGCGGCCTGCTGGCCTACGAGCTGGCTCGGGCGACCGGCCCGGACGCGCTGGTGCTCGCCGCGACCGAGCCCCCGGGCAACCGGTCGGCCGCCGAGCACCTGGTCATCGACGAGCGGATCCTGCGCGACCTGTTCGTCTCCGGCCCGCCCGAGCTGCGCGACCTCGACGAGGACAGCCAGGAGTTCCTGCTCGACGTGCTGCGCCGGGACGACAAGCTCGCCGACACCCACGTCCTCGCCGAACAGTTCCGGGTGGACTGCCCGATCCACGCCTGGTCCGGCGACCTGGACGCGGTGGTGCCCGGGCACCTGCTCGACGGCTGGGCCGGCTACAGCACCGCCGGCACCACCCGGCGTTCCTTCGCCGGCGGCCACACCTTCCTGACCGACCTCGCCGACGAGACCGTGCCCGCGCTGGGGAGCCTGCTGTGCTGA
- a CDS encoding non-ribosomal peptide synthetase, translating to MTDLALPVHAARSRGIGSLEAAVARWAAERPTATACSAPDGVLDFAGLAERTTAIAGALAAAGAGPGTAIALTTGRSRLAVASLLAVWRLGATAVPLDERHPAARTAEVLDDAGVSLILGRRPPGAPAELPFVDPETARGGPFAVVEGEIAYLVHTSGSAGRPKGVEVTYAGLETALGAMSTIHIGPGGLGVNPLSPAFDGWLWCVLLHLLNGVGTAILDLADDGEHVDLAGRIAAVAPRTASLTPSLLASCADALAGAEVVVVAGERCPRGMLEVLLARHRVLNVYGPTEATIAATCADSARGDDVTTIGRALPGYLTRVLDDDLRPVPAGTRGELCLGGPALARGYRGDPDLTARKFVTVDGERLFRTGDEVLARPDGQLEFFGRLDTQVKVRGFRIELGELERVVEQLPAVIAATAFVRTAGGTLGVAVVLADGHDPVAGALLVREHCRTFLPEHLYPSTVDFVPALPYTDRGKVDRAALALAADAARSAGRAPATAREHEVCAVFAEVLDQPVADVAADFFELGGHSLLAARMVAVLRKRTGLRASIPLLLGNPNPAALAAELDRLAEVSS from the coding sequence ATGACGGATCTCGCGTTGCCGGTGCACGCCGCCCGAAGCAGGGGCATCGGGTCGCTGGAGGCCGCGGTCGCGAGGTGGGCGGCCGAGCGGCCCACGGCCACGGCCTGCTCCGCACCGGACGGCGTGCTCGACTTCGCCGGCCTGGCCGAGCGGACGACGGCGATCGCCGGGGCGTTGGCCGCCGCCGGAGCGGGGCCGGGCACCGCGATCGCGCTGACCACCGGACGGTCCCGGCTCGCCGTGGCGAGCCTGCTCGCCGTGTGGCGCCTCGGCGCGACGGCCGTGCCTTTGGACGAACGGCACCCGGCCGCCCGGACCGCCGAGGTGCTCGACGACGCCGGCGTGTCGCTGATCCTCGGGCGGCGGCCTCCGGGTGCGCCGGCCGAGCTGCCTTTCGTCGACCCGGAAACCGCCCGAGGCGGCCCGTTCGCGGTGGTCGAGGGAGAGATCGCCTACCTCGTCCACACTTCGGGCAGCGCGGGGCGGCCGAAAGGTGTCGAGGTCACCTACGCGGGCCTGGAAACGGCGCTGGGTGCCATGAGCACCATCCACATCGGACCGGGCGGCCTCGGCGTCAACCCGCTGTCACCCGCGTTCGACGGCTGGCTCTGGTGCGTGCTGCTGCACCTGCTGAACGGGGTCGGCACGGCGATCCTCGACCTGGCCGACGACGGCGAGCACGTCGACCTCGCCGGCCGGATCGCCGCGGTCGCCCCGCGCACGGCCAGCCTCACCCCGTCACTGCTGGCCTCGTGCGCCGACGCGCTCGCCGGTGCCGAGGTCGTGGTGGTCGCCGGGGAACGCTGCCCGCGCGGGATGCTCGAGGTGCTGCTGGCCCGGCACCGGGTGCTGAACGTCTACGGCCCCACCGAGGCCACGATCGCCGCGACGTGTGCCGACAGCGCCCGCGGCGACGACGTCACGACCATCGGGCGCGCGCTGCCCGGCTACCTGACCCGGGTGCTCGACGACGACCTGCGGCCGGTGCCCGCGGGCACCCGCGGCGAGCTGTGCCTCGGCGGGCCCGCGCTGGCCCGGGGCTACCGCGGCGACCCGGACCTCACCGCGCGCAAGTTCGTGACCGTGGACGGGGAACGGCTGTTCCGCACCGGCGACGAGGTGCTCGCCCGCCCGGACGGGCAGCTCGAGTTCTTCGGCCGGCTCGACACCCAGGTCAAGGTGCGCGGGTTCCGGATCGAGCTCGGCGAGCTCGAGCGGGTCGTGGAGCAGCTGCCGGCGGTGATCGCGGCGACGGCGTTCGTGCGGACCGCGGGCGGCACCCTCGGTGTCGCGGTCGTGCTCGCCGACGGGCACGACCCGGTTGCCGGCGCCCTGCTCGTGCGCGAGCACTGCCGGACCTTCCTGCCCGAGCACCTGTATCCCTCCACAGTGGACTTCGTGCCGGCGCTGCCCTACACCGACCGCGGCAAGGTCGACCGGGCAGCGCTCGCGCTGGCCGCCGACGCGGCGCGGTCCGCGGGGCGCGCGCCGGCCACCGCCCGCGAGCACGAGGTCTGCGCGGTCTTCGCCGAGGTACTGGACCAGCCGGTGGCCGACGTGGCCGCCGACTTCTTCGAGCTCGGCGGGCACTCGCTGCTCGCCGCGCGCATGGTCGCGGTGCTGCGCAAGCGGACCGGGCTGCGGGCGTCGATCCCGTTGCTCCTGGGCAATCCCAACCCGGCCGCGCTGGCCGCGGAGCTGGACCGGCTCGCGGAGGTGTCCTCATGA
- a CDS encoding class I SAM-dependent methyltransferase, protein MSQTIGWNSFVDTQAEAEHRRLRLLQESFDPFSFRQLENLGVRPGSRCLEVGAGAGSVARRMAELAGPDNVVATDLSLAFLGSLTDLGVTVLRHDVTTDDAPGEFDVIHTRFVLEHLPEREAVIKRLSSWLKPGGWLLIEIGTPLPELSSHPATRRTMAALTRVMADRVGTAPEWARTLPVPLEEAGLVDCAAEGQVLPARGGQPLAGWLKNTTKLVEEHALATGLVTREVLDEAYATYENTSFVDYSWMTVGARGRRG, encoded by the coding sequence ATGTCACAGACCATCGGCTGGAACAGCTTCGTCGACACCCAGGCGGAGGCCGAGCACCGCCGGCTCCGCCTGCTGCAGGAGAGCTTCGATCCGTTCAGCTTCCGGCAGCTCGAAAACCTCGGGGTCCGGCCGGGGTCGCGGTGCCTGGAGGTGGGAGCCGGTGCGGGGTCGGTGGCGCGCAGGATGGCGGAGCTGGCTGGTCCGGACAACGTGGTGGCGACCGACCTCAGCCTCGCGTTCCTCGGCTCGCTCACCGATCTCGGGGTGACGGTGCTGCGGCACGACGTCACCACGGACGACGCGCCCGGCGAGTTCGACGTCATCCACACCCGGTTCGTGCTGGAGCACCTGCCCGAGCGCGAAGCCGTGATCAAGCGGTTGTCGTCGTGGCTCAAGCCGGGCGGGTGGCTGCTCATCGAGATCGGCACCCCGCTGCCCGAGCTGTCCTCGCACCCGGCGACCCGCCGGACGATGGCGGCGCTCACGCGGGTCATGGCGGACCGGGTCGGCACCGCCCCGGAGTGGGCCCGCACCCTGCCGGTCCCGCTGGAGGAAGCCGGTCTGGTCGACTGCGCCGCGGAGGGCCAGGTCCTGCCGGCGCGGGGCGGGCAGCCGCTGGCGGGCTGGCTCAAGAACACGACGAAGCTCGTCGAGGAGCACGCTCTCGCCACCGGCCTGGTCACCCGGGAGGTGCTCGACGAGGCCTACGCGACCTACGAGAACACATCCTTTGTGGACTACAGCTGGATGACGGTCGGCGCGCGCGGCCGCCGTGGCTGA
- the mdlC gene encoding benzoylformate decarboxylase: MNKRTVLDATRELLRELGLTTVFGNPGTTEVPFLTDWPDDFDYVLGLQESTVVGMADAFSQATRQAVLVNLHSAGGVGHGLGSLYTAHRNRSPLIVLAGQQSRNLLPHDPFLGAVDAPQFPKPYVKWSIEPATAEDVPAALARAYHVAMQAPAGPVFVSVPADDWTATTERPIISRPRIRGYAADPAAIEELATALASSERPAFVVGSAVDEDAAVLETVALAERVNAGVYVAPMSSRCSFPEDHPLFQGFLEPERGAVSDKLAAHDLVVVLGAPAFIYHVDRGRGEAPLPPLFIVSDDEQILARAFEGTGIRATLKLGVHALLNAVDRSERPAPSPLERPAKPSGEKLTGGFVYATLAELLPDNAIVVEEAPSHRGVLHDHLPITQTDTGFLTMASGTLGYGVPGAVGAALARPDRKVVGVIGDGSSMYGIQALWTAARQNVPVTILIMDNTEYAAVRIFGDSIGGDKIPGTELGGIDFAALAASMGCQGVTITEASGLVPGLTAALDDKRPTLVHIRVTSAEKSLY; this comes from the coding sequence ATGAACAAGCGCACTGTCCTTGACGCCACCCGCGAGCTCCTCCGGGAACTCGGCCTCACCACAGTTTTCGGCAACCCCGGCACCACCGAGGTCCCGTTCCTCACCGACTGGCCGGACGACTTCGACTACGTCCTCGGCCTGCAGGAGTCCACCGTCGTGGGAATGGCCGACGCGTTTTCCCAAGCCACGCGCCAGGCCGTCCTCGTCAACCTGCACTCCGCCGGGGGTGTCGGACACGGTCTCGGCAGCCTCTACACCGCCCACCGCAACCGAAGCCCGTTGATCGTCCTCGCGGGACAGCAGAGCCGGAACCTCCTGCCGCACGATCCCTTCCTCGGTGCCGTCGACGCCCCCCAGTTTCCCAAGCCGTACGTGAAGTGGTCGATCGAGCCCGCCACCGCCGAGGACGTCCCGGCCGCGCTCGCCCGGGCCTACCACGTCGCGATGCAGGCGCCGGCCGGGCCGGTTTTCGTGTCCGTTCCGGCCGACGACTGGACCGCCACGACCGAACGCCCGATCATCAGCCGCCCGCGGATTCGCGGCTACGCGGCGGATCCCGCGGCGATCGAGGAGCTGGCGACCGCGCTCGCGAGCTCCGAACGGCCGGCGTTCGTCGTCGGGAGCGCCGTCGACGAGGACGCCGCCGTCCTGGAGACCGTCGCGCTCGCCGAGCGCGTGAACGCCGGCGTGTACGTCGCGCCGATGTCGTCACGGTGTTCGTTCCCCGAGGATCACCCGCTGTTCCAGGGTTTCCTCGAACCCGAACGCGGTGCCGTCTCGGACAAGCTCGCGGCGCACGACCTCGTCGTCGTGCTCGGAGCACCCGCGTTCATCTACCACGTCGACCGCGGGCGCGGGGAAGCTCCGCTGCCGCCGCTGTTCATCGTCAGCGACGACGAGCAGATCCTCGCGCGCGCCTTCGAAGGCACCGGTATCCGCGCCACCCTGAAGCTCGGCGTGCACGCCCTGCTGAACGCGGTCGACCGGAGCGAGCGGCCCGCGCCGTCGCCGCTCGAGCGGCCCGCGAAGCCGAGCGGGGAGAAGCTCACCGGCGGCTTCGTCTACGCGACGCTCGCGGAGTTGTTGCCGGACAACGCGATCGTCGTCGAGGAGGCGCCGAGCCACCGCGGCGTCCTGCACGACCACCTGCCGATCACCCAGACCGACACCGGTTTCCTGACGATGGCGAGCGGCACGCTCGGCTACGGCGTCCCGGGCGCGGTCGGCGCGGCGCTCGCCCGGCCGGACCGCAAGGTCGTCGGCGTCATCGGTGACGGTTCGAGCATGTACGGCATCCAGGCACTGTGGACGGCCGCGCGCCAGAACGTCCCGGTGACGATCCTGATCATGGACAACACGGAGTACGCGGCGGTCCGCATCTTCGGCGACTCGATCGGCGGCGACAAGATCCCGGGCACCGAGCTGGGCGGCATCGACTTCGCGGCGCTGGCGGCGAGCATGGGCTGCCAGGGCGTGACGATCACCGAAGCGTCCGGTTTGGTCCCGGGGTTGACCGCGGCCCTGGACGACAAGCGTCCGACGCTGGTACACATCCGCGTCACGTCAGCGGAAAAGTCGCTGTACTGA
- a CDS encoding ABC transporter substrate-binding protein, with protein MSSGRVSTRRAALGLALTVVAATALTGCSALGSDDSNASSTGGGGLEKSKIKVAILPTVDTAPLWLAQDAGYFKAEGLEVETVMASSGQAALTKAVSGETDIAISSYMPFFVAKSTGAADIQLVADATSVSPKSVAIVTTPNSPVKSIKDLAGRRIAMTAKNTASDLLAKSLMADHGVDMTKVNWIPSPFPNTAAALAQGQVDAALLPEPFLSQAAKTAGAIPVIDVNTGATQDFPLSGYGAATKWVQANPKTLAAFQRALQKATSETNKDRSKIEPLLMKYVKTDEDTTKLMGLPSFSAKLDARRLQRVPDLMLQMGAITTKVDAASMIAPQATT; from the coding sequence ATGAGCAGTGGCCGGGTTAGCACTCGCCGCGCCGCGCTCGGGCTCGCCCTCACCGTCGTCGCCGCGACAGCCCTCACCGGCTGCAGCGCGCTCGGCTCGGACGACTCGAACGCCTCGTCGACCGGGGGCGGCGGCCTGGAGAAGTCGAAGATCAAGGTCGCCATCTTGCCCACGGTGGACACCGCTCCGCTGTGGCTCGCGCAGGACGCCGGCTACTTCAAGGCCGAAGGGCTCGAGGTCGAGACGGTCATGGCCTCGAGCGGCCAGGCGGCACTGACGAAAGCGGTTTCCGGCGAAACCGACATCGCGATTTCGAGCTACATGCCGTTCTTCGTCGCGAAGAGCACGGGTGCGGCCGACATCCAGCTCGTCGCCGACGCGACTTCGGTCAGCCCGAAGTCCGTCGCGATCGTCACCACGCCGAACTCGCCGGTGAAGAGCATCAAGGACCTCGCGGGCCGGCGCATCGCCATGACGGCCAAGAACACGGCGAGCGACCTGCTCGCCAAGTCCCTGATGGCCGACCACGGCGTCGACATGACCAAGGTGAACTGGATCCCGAGCCCCTTCCCGAACACCGCGGCGGCGCTGGCGCAGGGCCAGGTCGACGCGGCCCTGCTGCCCGAGCCGTTCCTCTCGCAGGCCGCCAAGACCGCCGGCGCGATCCCGGTGATCGACGTCAACACCGGCGCCACTCAGGACTTCCCGCTTTCCGGCTACGGCGCGGCGACGAAGTGGGTGCAGGCGAACCCGAAGACCCTCGCCGCTTTCCAGCGCGCACTGCAGAAGGCGACCAGCGAAACGAACAAGGACCGGTCCAAGATCGAGCCGCTGCTGATGAAGTACGTGAAGACCGATGAAGACACGACCAAGCTGATGGGCCTGCCCAGCTTCAGCGCGAAGCTGGATGCCCGGCGCCTGCAGCGGGTTCCCGACCTGATGCTGCAGATGGGCGCGATCACGACCAAGGTCGACGCCGCGTCGATGATCGCGCCGCAGGCGACCACCTGA
- a CDS encoding cytoplasmic protein, which translates to MTTDPVETDSDLYRVVLENDRVRVLEYLDAPGDHTSPHRHPDSVMVTLSAFRRRISAGGTSIEVDLPAGTARWVGAQEHAGHNIGETPTHSIFVELKEPRTGPSESSEPTLGPSRSTAQ; encoded by the coding sequence ATGACCACCGATCCCGTCGAGACCGATTCCGACCTCTACCGCGTGGTGCTGGAGAACGACCGAGTGCGGGTGCTCGAGTACCTGGACGCCCCCGGCGATCACACCTCACCCCACCGGCACCCGGACTCCGTGATGGTGACGCTGAGCGCGTTCCGACGCCGGATCAGCGCCGGCGGCACCTCGATCGAGGTCGACCTTCCCGCCGGGACGGCGCGCTGGGTCGGCGCGCAGGAACACGCCGGCCACAACATCGGCGAGACTCCGACACACTCGATCTTCGTCGAGCTCAAGGAACCCCGGACGGGTCCATCGGAATCGAGCGAGCCGACGCTGGGTCCGAGCCGCAGTACTGCACAGTGA
- a CDS encoding TetR/AcrR family transcriptional regulator, which yields MVSAARDLLAEGHSPTVEDAATRADISRTTAYRYFPSRRALLLAAHPEIREGTSLLPADAPADPVARLELVMREFTRITVEWEPQLRAQLRLSLEPGVDQPVLRQGRAIGWIAEALSPLSRSHPDIDVHDLAVAIRSATGIESLIWLTDVGGLDRQDAAATMTRSAVAILRAAMTP from the coding sequence TTGGTCAGCGCGGCGCGGGATCTCCTCGCTGAGGGTCATTCACCGACGGTCGAGGACGCCGCGACCCGGGCCGACATTTCCCGCACGACGGCGTACCGCTATTTCCCGAGCCGACGCGCTCTGCTGCTCGCCGCACACCCCGAGATTCGCGAAGGCACCAGCCTTCTGCCCGCCGACGCGCCCGCCGATCCGGTCGCCCGGCTGGAACTGGTGATGCGTGAGTTCACGCGAATCACCGTGGAGTGGGAGCCGCAGCTGCGAGCCCAGTTGCGGCTGTCCCTCGAACCCGGTGTCGACCAACCGGTGCTGCGTCAGGGGCGCGCGATCGGCTGGATCGCCGAGGCGCTGAGCCCGCTGAGCCGCAGTCACCCGGACATCGACGTCCACGATCTGGCCGTGGCGATCCGCTCCGCGACGGGCATCGAGTCCCTGATCTGGCTGACCGACGTCGGCGGACTCGATCGGCAGGACGCCGCGGCGACGATGACGCGGTCCGCCGTGGCCATCCTGCGGGCGGCGATGACGCCTTGA
- a CDS encoding replication-associated recombination protein A: MEPTEPTLPLFDDEPGRPLADRLRPTRLDDVVGQDHLLAPDGPLGRMVAQQRLGSAILWGPPGVGKTTIARLLADGGNLVFESVSATFSGVAELRKVFAAARNRRSVGQGTLLFVDEIHRFNRAQQDSFLPYVEDGTITLIGATTENPSFELNGALLSRTQVLVLKRLDEAALSTLVDRAEQLTGHPVPLDEDARRALIAMADGDGRYLLNMAEQLQALPAAETPLDTTALAHHIQQRAPLYDKAQESHYNLISALHKSMRGSDPDAALYWLARMLDGGEDPLYVARRLVRFASEDIGMADPQAVQQTLAAWNVYERLGSPEGELAIAQAVVYLATAPKSIAVYRGFGAAHRAARRTGSLTPPAHILNAPTRLMKDLGYGKDYEYDPDTADGFSGADYFPGGMDRETYYQPTRNGYEAEITERLRQWAASRARRQRG; the protein is encoded by the coding sequence ATGGAACCGACCGAACCCACCCTGCCGCTCTTCGACGACGAGCCCGGTCGGCCCCTCGCCGATCGCCTGCGCCCCACGCGGCTCGACGATGTCGTCGGGCAGGACCACCTCCTGGCCCCGGACGGCCCGCTGGGCCGCATGGTCGCCCAGCAGCGCCTGGGCTCCGCCATCCTGTGGGGGCCGCCCGGCGTCGGGAAGACGACCATCGCCCGGCTCCTCGCCGACGGCGGCAACCTGGTCTTCGAATCGGTGTCGGCCACCTTTTCCGGCGTGGCCGAGCTGCGGAAGGTCTTCGCCGCCGCGCGGAACCGGCGGAGCGTCGGCCAGGGCACCCTGCTGTTCGTCGACGAAATCCACCGCTTCAACCGCGCCCAGCAGGACAGTTTCCTGCCCTACGTCGAGGACGGCACGATCACCCTGATCGGTGCCACCACGGAGAACCCGAGCTTCGAACTCAACGGCGCCCTCCTCTCGCGCACCCAGGTCCTCGTCCTCAAACGCCTCGACGAAGCCGCGTTGTCCACGCTGGTCGACCGCGCCGAGCAGCTCACCGGCCACCCGGTGCCCCTGGACGAAGACGCCCGCCGCGCCCTGATCGCCATGGCCGACGGCGACGGCCGCTACCTCCTGAACATGGCCGAGCAGCTCCAGGCCCTGCCGGCCGCCGAGACGCCGTTGGACACCACCGCGCTCGCCCACCACATCCAGCAGCGCGCCCCGCTGTACGACAAGGCGCAGGAAAGCCACTACAACCTGATCTCCGCGCTGCACAAGTCGATGCGCGGCTCCGACCCGGACGCGGCCCTGTACTGGCTCGCCCGCATGCTCGACGGTGGCGAGGACCCGCTGTACGTGGCCCGCCGGCTGGTCCGCTTCGCGAGCGAGGACATCGGCATGGCCGACCCGCAGGCGGTCCAGCAGACGCTCGCCGCCTGGAACGTGTACGAGCGCCTCGGCTCCCCGGAAGGCGAGCTGGCGATCGCGCAGGCCGTCGTCTACCTCGCCACCGCCCCGAAGTCCATCGCCGTCTACCGCGGCTTCGGCGCGGCACATCGCGCCGCCCGGCGCACCGGCTCGCTCACGCCTCCCGCCCACATCCTCAACGCCCCGACCCGGCTGATGAAAGACCTCGGCTACGGCAAGGACTACGAATACGACCCGGACACCGCCGACGGCTTTTCCGGCGCCGACTACTTCCCCGGTGGCATGGACCGCGAGACGTACTACCAGCCCACCCGAAACGGTTACGAAGCCGAGATCACCGAGCGCCTGCGCCAGTGGGCCGCCTCGCGTGCGCGCCGACAACGCGGATGA
- a CDS encoding DUF3159 domain-containing protein, whose translation MSLDVLTRKSLSLFDAVGGWRTVAEGVASRVVFLLAYLLTGRVWTSALIAVGGVAVLAAARAWTDRRYWPAAIGLAIVGGSALLAGSTGQAINFYLPAVLVQAVQGAVFLLSMVVRWPMVGVAVAAVRRDRSWRHDPAQRRRYQWCTAVFVVKCTIATAVQLPLYLAGQTTALGIAATLLGGAPAAGACIYLCWRILRERPAIDPAPRTCTDVSSGDSPGPG comes from the coding sequence ATGAGCCTTGACGTGCTGACCCGGAAGTCCCTCTCGCTGTTCGACGCGGTGGGCGGCTGGCGCACGGTCGCCGAAGGTGTCGCGTCCCGGGTGGTGTTCCTGCTCGCCTACCTGCTGACCGGCCGGGTGTGGACCTCCGCGCTGATCGCGGTCGGCGGGGTGGCGGTGCTCGCGGCCGCCCGGGCGTGGACCGACCGGCGCTACTGGCCGGCGGCGATCGGGCTGGCCATCGTCGGCGGGTCCGCCCTGCTGGCCGGGAGCACCGGGCAGGCGATCAACTTCTACCTGCCGGCCGTGCTCGTCCAGGCGGTGCAGGGGGCGGTGTTCCTGCTGTCCATGGTGGTGCGGTGGCCGATGGTCGGGGTGGCCGTGGCGGCGGTGCGTCGCGACCGGTCCTGGCGGCACGATCCGGCCCAGCGGCGGCGCTACCAGTGGTGCACGGCGGTGTTCGTGGTGAAGTGCACCATCGCCACGGCGGTGCAGCTGCCCCTGTACCTGGCCGGGCAGACCACGGCACTCGGCATCGCGGCCACGCTGCTGGGTGGCGCGCCCGCGGCGGGCGCTTGCATTTACCTGTGCTGGCGGATCCTCCGCGAAAGACCGGCCATCGACCCGGCGCCGCGGACGTGCACCGACGTCAGCTCGGGCGACTCCCCCGGCCCCGGCTGA
- a CDS encoding FAD-dependent oxidoreductase, protein MKVIVIGAGPGGLTLAHGLRRRGIDVAVYERDSARGRPQGVSLHLDDRGAAALRACLPPAHVAMVEATAGGPRERPLTLSEAGGELAVEGTRPSDGLAGRARPGRQVHRPLLRAVLLTGLDDVVRFGAEFTRFEQRADGTVHAFFADGRTDTADVLVGADGIGSAVRRRYLPDARVLDTGRRMIMGATPLRAVAGTGLPELIGDSPAAAQVRGTTMVLGVLRFARRPALAREEWLPALDSRVVAEAEDYVMWAVPVTRERLGAARSPAAVWQQAGELAADLHPALRSVVAQAWPDVTAALRIGTIPPVPAWPATAVTVIGDAIHLAPGFGANLAMRDAHRLRDALAEACGGRLGLLDAIGAYEDTMRRTSFTSVAAKASA, encoded by the coding sequence ATGAAGGTGATCGTGATCGGCGCCGGTCCGGGTGGGCTGACCCTGGCCCACGGGCTCCGCCGGAGAGGGATCGACGTCGCGGTCTACGAACGGGACAGCGCGCGGGGACGTCCGCAGGGCGTGAGCCTGCACCTCGACGACCGGGGCGCGGCGGCGCTGCGGGCGTGCCTGCCCCCGGCGCACGTGGCCATGGTGGAGGCCACCGCGGGAGGACCGCGTGAGCGGCCCCTGACCCTGTCCGAAGCGGGCGGGGAACTCGCCGTCGAGGGCACCCGGCCGTCCGACGGGCTCGCGGGCCGGGCACGCCCCGGCCGGCAGGTCCACCGGCCGCTGCTCCGGGCGGTGCTGCTGACGGGGCTGGACGACGTGGTCCGGTTCGGGGCGGAGTTCACGCGGTTCGAGCAGCGCGCCGACGGCACGGTCCACGCGTTCTTCGCCGACGGCCGCACGGACACCGCGGACGTGCTCGTCGGCGCGGACGGCATCGGTTCGGCCGTACGCCGCCGGTACCTGCCGGACGCGCGGGTGCTCGACACGGGACGGCGCATGATCATGGGCGCGACTCCGCTGCGAGCGGTGGCCGGTACCGGGTTGCCGGAGCTGATCGGCGACAGTCCGGCCGCCGCGCAGGTGCGCGGCACGACGATGGTGCTGGGCGTGCTGCGGTTCGCCCGGCGACCGGCGCTCGCGCGGGAGGAATGGCTGCCCGCACTGGATTCCCGCGTGGTCGCCGAGGCCGAGGACTACGTGATGTGGGCCGTGCCCGTCACCCGGGAACGGCTCGGCGCGGCACGCTCACCGGCCGCGGTGTGGCAGCAGGCCGGGGAGCTGGCCGCGGACCTGCACCCGGCCCTGCGGTCGGTCGTCGCGCAGGCGTGGCCGGACGTCACGGCCGCCCTGCGGATCGGGACGATCCCGCCGGTGCCCGCCTGGCCCGCCACCGCGGTGACGGTCATCGGCGACGCCATCCACCTGGCCCCGGGGTTCGGTGCCAACCTGGCGATGCGGGACGCGCACCGCCTCCGCGACGCACTGGCCGAGGCGTGCGGCGGCCGGCTCGGCCTGCTCGACGCGATCGGCGCCTACGAGGACACGATGCGCCGCACCAGCTTCACGTCCGTCGCGGCGAAGGCGAGCGCATGA
- a CDS encoding TetR/AcrR family transcriptional regulator, producing MAEHDTPGRPGRWRSGAESKQRILDTARELFGEHGYGATTVRAIAKAAGVDPAMVFYFFGTKQDLFGAAVDMSGAVPPAIASIFTGGLDTIGERIVRTLVENLDKSGRTPLVMLTRSAPTDARSETLLREFIDREITDRLAALLGTPDATVRAAMVNVQILGLTVARYIMRIEPIASASVDELVERFGPLVQYCLTGPPAA from the coding sequence ATGGCAGAACACGACACCCCCGGCCGCCCCGGACGCTGGCGGTCCGGCGCGGAGAGCAAGCAGCGGATCCTCGATACCGCGCGCGAACTGTTCGGCGAGCACGGCTACGGCGCCACGACCGTGCGCGCGATCGCCAAGGCGGCGGGGGTCGACCCGGCGATGGTGTTCTACTTCTTCGGCACCAAACAGGACCTGTTCGGCGCCGCCGTGGACATGTCCGGCGCCGTCCCGCCCGCCATCGCGTCGATCTTCACCGGCGGTCTCGACACGATCGGCGAGCGCATCGTCCGGACCCTGGTGGAGAACCTCGACAAGTCCGGCCGCACCCCGTTGGTGATGCTGACCCGGTCGGCGCCGACCGACGCCCGGTCCGAGACGCTGCTGCGCGAGTTCATCGACCGGGAGATCACCGACCGCCTCGCGGCCCTGCTCGGCACCCCGGACGCCACGGTGCGGGCCGCCATGGTCAACGTCCAGATCCTCGGTCTCACGGTCGCGCGCTACATCATGCGGATCGAGCCGATCGCGTCCGCCTCCGTCGACGAACTGGTCGAGCGGTTCGGCCCGCTCGTGCAGTACTGCCTGACCGGACCACCGGCGGCGTGA